The Nostoc sp. PCC 7524 nucleotide sequence TTTTGAAATAAATCAGGATGTTCCTGCGCCAACATTACCCATTCATACTTGCGTTGGAAGAAACAGAAAAAACACCCAGAACGACTGCGCCAGCGATAATAGTCAGGGAGTCCAATACCACTTTCTTCTAAAAGCCGAATAATATCAGCCCTAACTAAACCCCTTTCCTTAAACGGAAACACAGGTGTAATATTCGGCTTAGTGGAGATATAACCCTCACGGTTTTCATCAGCACGGATACCAATGTAACTAATAGCCTCATCATCCCCGACAAAATCCTCCAACGGCTTAATTTTCATCTTCACCGTACACCATCGCATTTGGGGAGAAGGTAACAAACCATCATGAATCGCTAACCAATGGTCAAAACCGCGTTTATCACTGAGATAATGAATTTTAATCCCCAAACGTGCCTTAATGCGGTCAAGATAATCGTAAGTTTCCGGTAATTCTTTATGGGTATCACAAAAAAAGTATTCCATCTCTGGAATTTCCCTATGCAGTAACACCGCTAAAGCCGTGCTATCCTTCCCCCCAGAAAGTCCGAGTATGTGTCTAGTTTTTTTCTCCGCCATGCTGGTTTTTTAGTGCGCTTAGGCAACTATATTAATCATGCTAATATTTTAGCAAATGTGTAAAGATAATCTGTAGCATTTTTAAACTTATTTTAAAATTCCCTAGTAATATCACTGTTATAATTAGCCTTTTATCAACTAACTAATTAAGGTTTTATACCTCAGCACGGTTCAATTACATTTAGTAGGGTGTGTCAGTATAAGAACCCCTCCCCCAACCCCTCCCCTGCAAGGAGAGGGGAGTTTTGCTCCTCATTCCTATCATCTATCCCACTATTGCTACCACCTTGAAGCAATCCTCCCCTGCAAAGAGAAGGGAGTTTTGCTCCCCATTCCCTTGTAGGGAAGGGGGTTGGGGGGTTAGGTTTTTATCTAAACTTATAGAGATTTGGGGAGTAGATGGTAAAGCGATCGCATTGTCAAAATCGGCAAAATAACACGATTACACGTCAAAAACATCGGCACATAAGCTAAAAAAGATTAATTTACGAGTTCTCATATTGATTTACGACTCGTGAAGTTGATAAATAAATCGTAAATTAGATTTTGGACTCGTAAATTAGATTTTGGACTTGCAAAACTTGATTTACGAGTCATAAATTAGATTTTGGACTTGCAAAACTTGATTTACGACTCGTAAATTAGATTTTGAACTTGCAAAACTTGATTTACAAGTTGTGAACCTTGAAAAGTTCTTCATAGTAAAGCAAATACTTTGAGATCCCCCTAAATCCCCCTTAAAAAGGGGGACTTTGATTCTTGTTCCCCCCTTTTTAAGGGGGGTTAGGGGGGATCAATCAGTACCTAAAATCATAGCCAACCACTTTTAAAAAATCCTCTAAACGATTACGCGATCGCACCAGTTCTTTATAATTTTAAAAACTAGAAAACTCAATAATATTCAAATTAGATGACACGGTTCATACATGACAAATTTGCCAAAGACTATCTAGAAGAACTACTAAAAGACTACGGAGAAGTCAAAGCATCAGAAAAAGTCTCAGGAGAAATCAAAGAAATAGATGTCTTCTTCACACCCAACAAACAGCAAACACCTAACTTAGAAATCCTGGGTTTACTAGGAAGATTTGCCGAAAATCCAGCCATTATAGAACCCTTTCGCAATCCAGCATCCACCGATGAAATCTGTGATTGTATACTCAAATTATTAGAAGTCAAAGCCTCACTGCGACGAGAAGCTAAAACCAACAAAACCAAACTTCAAGACGCAGAAATTCCCCAATTATGGGTACTGACTCCCACAGTATCCGAAACTAGATTATCTAGCTTTGGAACTATCCAAAAACCCGATTGGATATCAGGAGTACATTTTCTTCCAGATGCACTACGCACAGCCATTGTCGCCATACATCAACTACCACAAACACCCGAAACGCTATGGCTGAGGCTTTTAGGTAGAGGAAACGTACAATCCCAAGCAATTATGGAATTGCAAGCGTTACCATTAAATCATCCATACCAAAAAGCCACCCTCGAATTAGTTTACAACCTGCGCGAAAACTTAAGAATCAATCAAGAATTAGAAACAGACGATAGGGAGTTAGTTATGCGATTAGAACCACTTTATCAAAGAGATAGAGAACAAGCTATATGGCAAGGAAAGCAAGAGGGAAGGAAAGAAGGAGAACAAGACTTAATATTACGTTTACTCAATCGCCGACTTGGGGAAATTAACCAATCATTAATCGAGAGCATTCAAAGATTATCAATTGAACAATTAGAAAATCTAGGAGAAGCATTACTAGACTTTTCTAACATTGCTGATTTAGAAACTTGGTTAACCCAACAACAAGAATAAACCATCAAAAATCAAACTTAAATTGTAGGGTGTGTTACGGCTGTGAAAGCATTTGGAAGTGTGAGCAAATCATATCTAGCCGTAACGCACCGTATGATGGTGGTGCGTTACGCTTTGCTTGAACGCACCCTACTTAATAATTGTTATCTTTCTTCATCAGGATTAAGCCAGTTTTCTACCTTTAAATTAGAAACGCGGGAAAATTCACGAACATTGGCTGTAATCGGCTAAGTCTTCATCCAGTGGTTCAAGAGTGGAAAGGGTTTCTAGCAGGGATTTTTTCTGAATAGGGGAAATGATAGCGAAGTGAATACCATTTTGGATGATAGTGAGGGGTTCACCTGTTTTTTGCGCTTGGTTAATTAACTTTTGAACAGTTTCAGGCAGTTCTGCAAATGTAATTTGCTGCATAGTAGTTTATAAAGGTTAAATGCTAGAAATTTACTTTGTGTTCTTTCTTTATCATAGAGTCTATTGATAAAGTAAATATATAGTAGGGGAGGCAAAAAGCGGTGTGGATTTTCCTCCCGCTTTATTGCCGTTGTGTTACGGCTGTGAAAGAATTTGGGTATGTTAAAAATATATATAACAAACTTGTGTACTAATGTCAGCCAGAGATTTATTTCATGAAGCAGTCAAAAATGCACTTCAAAAAGAAAACTGGATAGTTACTGATGATCCACTAGAAATCGAATTTGAGGAAGTAACACTTAAAATTGACTTAGGTGCGGAAAGGCTGATAGCCGCAGAAAGAGAAGGAGAAAAGATAGCTGTAGAAATTAAAAGTTTTGCCAGTAACTCGGCGGTTAGTGACTTTCACACGGCTTTAGGACAGTTCTTAAATTATCAAATTGCCCTTGAAGAAACTCAACCAGAACGTAGATTATATTTAGCAATCCCAGTTGACGCATATAGTACATTTTTTCAGACTAGATTAGCACAAATTGCAGTCCAAAAACATAAGTTAAAATTAATGATATATGATCCAATCATGGAGGTAATCTTATTATGGACAGATTAGAAATATATCGTCAACATATCCAAAATTTGTTAACTAAACATAGTCAGTCTAAACCTAACCATGAAGAAATTGAAAATCAATTATTATTGGATACAGCACATGATCATTATCAGTTGATGCGTATAGGTTGGAATGGTTTAAATCGTGTGTATCACAGTGTCATTCATTTTGATATTAAAAATGGCAAAATCTGGATTCAGCAAAATATGACAGATGTGGATTTAGCACAGGAACTCTTGGAAATGGGAGTACCAAAGGAAGATATTGTGTTTGGTTTACAACCACCATACAAACGTCCATACACGGGATATGGAGTGGCTTGAAGCATTTCAGGAAGTTCTGCAAGGGTAATTTGTTTTATTTATCCTAACGAAACGTGATCTGTGTTTAATACCCAAAGGCTCATACATTATTATTTATATCTAATTCACGCTCATCACGCAGTTCCTGCGCTAGTTGTGCAAACTCTTCATCTCCCTCAAAAATCCCAATAAAATCTGTCCAGGGATTATTGGTTACTTCTAGCGTCAGCACTTCCATATTTGCCAGTTTAGCCTGAACTTGCTCCTGTACAGATGCGATGCCTCCGGCAACCCCAAAGGGGAACGCAATTTCACGAGTTTCAGCTTCCACCATACAATCAGGTAATTCTGGAACTGACGCGATAAAATTTCCTGACTCAGCTTGTTCAACTAGAACATGAAGAGACAATTTATGTAAACTTGTGACGGCTAGAAGATTCATAAATACTGGTGTTAGGTTCTCTTTCTCATCATAATACTTCCATTAACCAGCATTTTTCCCCGCTATTTCATCATTCCCCTTATCGCCAATTTGCGCCACCGTCTCAGGTAAATCAGCATTTAAAATGCGTTCACTTAACTTTGCTAAAATCGCCTGTCTTAACTGTTGATCATCAGGTAATTTTGCTAAAATGTCGTCAACAATCTGCTCAACCTGCGACTCTCTCTTATGATCTACCCATACCATTCGATTGATATCATTACCATCAGGACGAGTGATAGTAATACGTCGTGCTTCAAAACCTTCGCCTTTGGCGGCGACTTCTTTTTGTAAAGCTTCCAAATTCTTAAACCGACGCACCAAATCGGCTAATTTCATCTCAAAGGCAACTGCATCATCATCAGTCCAAGATTCTGCCGGTTTATCGGCTACAATCATCACCAAAGCTTCTAACCATTGAGCATCAGTTTTAGTTTCATCCGATGCAGCCCGAATAAAGCGTTTGAGTAGAGGTTCAATACATTTTCCGGCTAAATAATTCGCCCTGACTCGCAAATCTTCCCGCAATTTTGTTTCTGGACTTCTCACCCCAAAGGCTTCATAAATCAATTTTTGACAATCACTCAATAATTGATCGTAAGCTGTATGAATATCTCTTAAAGCATGAACTAACTTAGTCCGTAAACTTCTCGCTGTTACGCCATCATCACCAGTTTCCGTCCCAATTGCAGGTAAATTACAAGCTGCGGGTAAAGCTTTAAATAATAATTCGTCAGGCTCAACAGTGGTTTGTAATGCTTTTAAAATGGCTCTCGGTTCTGTTGCAAGTCTTTTTGTTTGTTGAGTGTATTTCGGCAGTTTTTTCACAAATTGATAAAGGGGAGTCACCACTGTTAATAAAGTCGCGTTACGCACTTTACCTAATTTCTTTAACTGGGGATTGCGTAAAATAACTTCCAATTCTTTAAATACTTCCGCCCTTAATCCCACAACTGCAAAATATTTAACTGCAAATCGTTCGGGATATTTAACTAACAATTCAAAATGTTCTGTTCCCAATACCGGAATAAATGTCCCGTCTTGATATAACCCCAAATCATCAGCGTGATACAACAACACAGCCGCTAAAATCACGGGAACTGCACCCTGTTTTACCCCGAATGGTGGTGCTGATAAATGTTGATAGAGTAAATCAAAACTTTGGCTTTTCTCGGTTGCTGCTAGACAAAAATCTTCAACGGCTTCCCACAGAGAATTTAAACCAGAATTTTCCAATGGTGGGTAAAAATCCCAGTCTTCATCTTCTTGACGTTCGCGCAGCGTGCCGGAGGCATGAATCCCTGTTTCCTCTAACAGAGAATAATACATACTCACTTCCGGGCCATATCCTTCTAAGCCTAATCTTTCTTCATGTTGATGTTCTAACATCGCCTGAATCAATTCCCGCCTAGCTTTCGCCCCTTGGGAGGTTAAATCACGGCGGTTGATTAATTCATTCCATAAAATGGGACTGTGATGATAAGTGCGATCGCAAATCTCCGACAGCTTACTATTAAAGTCAGTAATGTTATTTAATGTCTCGACTTGTCCCTGAATCCAACATTGCTGATTCATTCCAATACTAAAGCACTGATTCAGGGTTTCATCTAAAAATTCTTCCGCTTCTTGTAAGCGATAATTTACCTCTTTTCTCGCCACCCCATCAGTTTGCAACTCTTTGGCGGTTTTTTTGATATTACTTAAAGCCACAAATTCCAGGGTACGAATTCGCAATATCTCTAAGCTAGGCGCACCCAAAATCACCAATGGCTTACCATCGCTAGTTGTAGCAGTAACAGCACTCGGAACTATATCATCTACCCAATACCCAACAAAACCATCTGCATCTATGCTATTGCAACTTAACTGACTTAAATCTTGGGAATTATCTAAATAATGGCGTTCAAAATAACGTAAAGTCCCCGTTTTGTAGCTGTGGCGTTGGGCGACTAAAGGTTTGAGAGGACGGTGTATAGATAATAGTTTAACTAAAGGAGTTCTCTCTTGTTCTATATATGTACTTAACTCACTGTCAACATTAAAATCCGAACCTTGCCAAATCCGCAATTCATCTAACTGACGACGATGGGTAATGAGATTCTGTTTTAGTAGTTTATCAATAATTTCTTGCCAATAATTAATCTCTGCGGCCGAGGGGAAATTACACATCGCTAAACAGACTAAATTTCTCGTTGCCCGCATTGAACCTGTAATAGTAATCAGGTTAAAAATCCCAATTGTTTTTAGTACCCTGAGACTATCTTCTTCTAAACGTTTAGCATCATTAATTAAATCTTGCACTTCTACCCATCTTTGCAAATTAGGGCGAGAAGCTAAACCCATTCCCGCAGATTCAATAAAATAATCATAAACTTGGTAGACTTTTAGACACGGTAAATCATAATCTTGCACCGTTTCTGATTCTAAGAAATTACGAAACGATAAAGGCTCACTACTCGTTAAAAATGTGAATAAAGAACGGTCATTTTGAGCATACTTTTGACAGAGGCTCGGTAACACCAAAGCCGATAAAGGATGTAGTGGGTAAACTTTTTTGATGACTTGAGCAGTGATTTCTTCATCAACAATGATTGATTCTAAATACTTACTCCAATCCTTAGAGTAAGTATGAGTTGCACTATTAATATTATCTGCTGCTGATGAATTAATGGCTTCACCAATCAAACTCATCATTTGTCCAGATGATTCAGTAAAGGGAATATCCTCAAATCTTCCCTGAATCTTCGCCCATTCGTTTTTTTGAATAGTTGCTAAACGTTGACCATATTCTGCAAAAGCTTGATGTAAGATACCTAAAATATAAATAGGATGTTTGCTATCTTTTGGTAATTCCGCTAATTGTTGTAAAAGATATAAATCCTCATCTCCTTGAGCATGAGCAGCATACTCTAGATTCTTCCCTAATTCATCAATAACCAGGAAAATTCCTGTTTGAGATTCCTTAGCTAATTCCAACACCAAATGAGGAATTTCTCTACTATCAACCTTGCCACCATCATTAATTTCAGCTTCTAAATCTACCAACTGACGCACAACATTAATTTTATTTTTTTGGCTAGCCGTCCAAAAATGATCAACGCCAGTTAACAAAGCCCTAATAATAGTATGACTA carries:
- a CDS encoding XisI protein, which gives rise to MDRLEIYRQHIQNLLTKHSQSKPNHEEIENQLLLDTAHDHYQLMRIGWNGLNRVYHSVIHFDIKNGKIWIQQNMTDVDLAQELLEMGVPKEDIVFGLQPPYKRPYTGYGVA
- a CDS encoding phosphoadenosine phosphosulfate reductase family protein, which gives rise to MAEKKTRHILGLSGGKDSTALAVLLHREIPEMEYFFCDTHKELPETYDYLDRIKARLGIKIHYLSDKRGFDHWLAIHDGLLPSPQMRWCTVKMKIKPLEDFVGDDEAISYIGIRADENREGYISTKPNITPVFPFKERGLVRADIIRLLEESGIGLPDYYRWRSRSGCFFCFFQRKYEWVMLAQEHPDLFQKAVEYESNHADGRTYTWTDGESLLQLLARKDEIIAQHEKLMAKEKKASPNRPLSEALEEILDQEDDELPCLVCHL
- a CDS encoding type II toxin-antitoxin system HicB family antitoxin, with amino-acid sequence MNLLAVTSLHKLSLHVLVEQAESGNFIASVPELPDCMVEAETREIAFPFGVAGGIASVQEQVQAKLANMEVLTLEVTNNPWTDFIGIFEGDEEFAQLAQELRDERELDINNNV
- a CDS encoding XisH family protein, giving the protein MSARDLFHEAVKNALQKENWIVTDDPLEIEFEEVTLKIDLGAERLIAAEREGEKIAVEIKSFASNSAVSDFHTALGQFLNYQIALEETQPERRLYLAIPVDAYSTFFQTRLAQIAVQKHKLKLMIYDPIMEVILLWTD
- a CDS encoding DUF4351 domain-containing protein; the encoded protein is MTRFIHDKFAKDYLEELLKDYGEVKASEKVSGEIKEIDVFFTPNKQQTPNLEILGLLGRFAENPAIIEPFRNPASTDEICDCILKLLEVKASLRREAKTNKTKLQDAEIPQLWVLTPTVSETRLSSFGTIQKPDWISGVHFLPDALRTAIVAIHQLPQTPETLWLRLLGRGNVQSQAIMELQALPLNHPYQKATLELVYNLRENLRINQELETDDRELVMRLEPLYQRDREQAIWQGKQEGRKEGEQDLILRLLNRRLGEINQSLIESIQRLSIEQLENLGEALLDFSNIADLETWLTQQQE